From the genome of Candidatus Amarolinea dominans, one region includes:
- a CDS encoding AbrB/MazE/SpoVT family DNA-binding domain-containing protein, producing METVLVSPKFQVVIPRAVREALRIRPGQKVQVLQYEDRIELIPLRPIHEMRGFLRGIDTTIEREPDRA from the coding sequence ATGGAAACGGTCTTGGTTTCTCCCAAGTTTCAAGTTGTGATTCCACGCGCAGTGCGGGAGGCGCTACGAATTCGGCCCGGTCAGAAGGTGCAAGTCCTGCAGTACGAAGATCGGATCGAGTTGATTCCTCTCCGACCAATCCATGAAATGCGCGGATTTCTCAGAGGCATTGATACAACCATCGAACGGGAGCCGGATCGCGCATGA
- a CDS encoding type II toxin-antitoxin system VapC family toxin — translation MNVVDSSGWLEYFADGPNADFFAPAIEAISDLVVPTISVYEVFKRILQQRSESEALQAVAVMMRGRAVDLDVHLALSAAKISTLLRIPMADSMILATARAYGATTWTQDEHFAHIEGVQYIAKQAAGG, via the coding sequence ATGAACGTTGTTGATTCGTCCGGCTGGCTGGAGTATTTCGCTGATGGGCCAAACGCTGATTTCTTCGCGCCGGCAATCGAAGCCATTTCTGATTTAGTCGTGCCCACGATCAGCGTATACGAAGTGTTCAAGCGCATTCTGCAACAGCGCAGCGAAAGTGAAGCGTTGCAGGCCGTCGCCGTGATGATGCGGGGTCGCGCGGTGGATCTCGACGTCCATCTTGCCTTGTCGGCAGCCAAGATTTCAACGCTCCTGCGGATACCGATGGCTGACAGTATGATTCTTGCCACGGCTCGAGCCTACGGCGCCACGACCTGGACGCAGGACGAACATTTCGCGCACATCGAAGGCGTGCAGTACATCGCCAAGCAGGCAGCGGGGGGCTGA